Proteins from a genomic interval of Azotosporobacter soli:
- a CDS encoding methyl-accepting chemotaxis protein, which yields MRWDIQKKLVLMVVGIVLVFSTAAGLLCYEMNVMEDGIEDMVGRTVPMTVNLLRLDKELQRESSLVRGFIITKDGALVNNFQDSKTTVNQLLSEWEKNSKTKESREYQKKLKEGYQQYWGFVDKAVSGIQAGQDVSGVVKQAGTAIAALEKDTNDAVRFTLAWQEEQQKKREESTKKMMLWLSVGVAGAALLTVWGGIYFARTISRPMKELASGAVAVAKGDLREVCVLYRGNDELKDLIDAFCTMTKDLRTLINGVQDTAQILTASSEELTASSRQTADASAQVAHAVTDVAEGAERQLSGVEQVVQTVGEMERAVEHVATAATGLAAESSQAAIAAQGGRQTAQTAQQQMENIRLSVQNTAQAVQNLGERSQQIGEIVQVIAGIAGQTNLLALNAAIEAARAGEQGKGFAVVAEEVRKLAEQSQTAAGRIESIIHQIQDETEQAVQAMETGTCEVEKGTGVMAEAGTQFAKLTEMVENLNRQVQEISAAAQQLAASGEMVLSQVQGVRGVAQETSGHAQTISASAQEQSATVEEIAAASRELAQTAENLQSKVARFHVH from the coding sequence ATGAGATGGGATATTCAAAAAAAGTTAGTGTTGATGGTGGTCGGCATCGTATTGGTCTTTTCGACCGCGGCAGGTCTGTTGTGTTATGAGATGAATGTGATGGAAGACGGCATCGAGGACATGGTCGGACGCACGGTGCCGATGACGGTTAATCTGCTGCGCCTCGACAAGGAGCTGCAGCGCGAGTCTTCGCTGGTGCGCGGTTTCATCATCACGAAGGACGGCGCGCTGGTGAACAATTTTCAGGATTCGAAGACGACGGTCAACCAACTGCTGAGCGAGTGGGAGAAAAACAGCAAGACGAAGGAAAGCCGGGAATATCAGAAAAAGCTCAAGGAAGGGTATCAACAGTACTGGGGATTTGTCGATAAGGCGGTCAGCGGCATCCAGGCCGGGCAGGATGTTTCCGGCGTCGTGAAACAAGCCGGCACGGCCATCGCCGCACTGGAAAAGGATACGAATGACGCGGTCCGCTTCACGCTGGCCTGGCAGGAAGAGCAGCAGAAAAAACGGGAAGAGAGCACAAAGAAGATGATGCTCTGGCTGTCGGTCGGCGTGGCTGGGGCGGCTCTTTTGACAGTTTGGGGCGGCATTTATTTCGCGCGGACGATCAGTCGTCCGATGAAGGAACTCGCGAGCGGCGCGGTCGCGGTCGCAAAAGGCGATCTGCGTGAAGTCTGCGTGCTTTATCGCGGTAATGACGAACTGAAGGATTTGATCGATGCGTTTTGCACGATGACGAAAGACTTAAGAACCCTGATTAACGGTGTGCAGGACACGGCGCAGATTCTGACCGCGTCGAGTGAAGAGTTGACCGCCAGTTCGCGCCAGACCGCGGATGCATCGGCGCAAGTGGCGCACGCGGTTACCGATGTGGCGGAAGGCGCGGAACGACAGCTAAGCGGCGTGGAGCAGGTCGTGCAAACGGTTGGGGAAATGGAACGTGCGGTCGAACATGTCGCGACCGCGGCGACCGGTCTTGCGGCCGAATCCAGCCAGGCGGCGATTGCCGCGCAGGGCGGACGGCAAACCGCGCAGACGGCGCAGCAACAGATGGAAAATATTCGTCTCTCGGTGCAAAATACCGCGCAGGCGGTACAAAATTTGGGCGAGCGGTCGCAGCAGATCGGCGAGATTGTGCAGGTGATCGCTGGCATCGCGGGCCAGACGAACCTCCTGGCGCTCAATGCGGCGATCGAAGCGGCGCGGGCCGGCGAACAAGGAAAAGGATTTGCCGTTGTAGCTGAAGAAGTACGTAAATTAGCCGAACAGTCGCAAACCGCGGCGGGACGGATCGAAAGCATCATCCATCAGATCCAGGATGAGACGGAACAAGCGGTGCAGGCCATGGAAACGGGAACCTGCGAAGTAGAAAAAGGAACCGGCGTCATGGCGGAAGCCGGCACGCAATTTGCCAAGCTGACCGAAATGGTGGAGAATCTGAACCGGCAGGTGCAGGAAATTTCCGCGGCGGCGCAGCAGCTTGCCGCGTCGGGCGAAATGGTGCTGAGTCAGGTGCAGGGCGTACGCGGCGTGGCGCAGGAAACCAGCGGACATGCGCAGACGATCTCCGCGAGTGCGCAGGAGCAATCGGCCACCGTGGAAGAAATCGCCGCGGCGAGCCGCGAACTGGCGCAGACCGCGGAAAATCTGCAGAGCAAGGTGGCAAGATTTCACGTGCATTAG
- a CDS encoding CPBP family intramembrane glutamic endopeptidase produces MLKLLCYGLLFLAVALLWLPDRLRVPLWSVAFALACLAGLLSGQLDGAAVLFIICLAMAVYLSEREELATWSRAALLLGVVFGSFALGAHRMPHFHNWLVAADLRISADASPISLYLNFDKTVPGLLLLGFAHPRIRERKEWALLAKRIWPLGGYLLALLLAFALASGKIRFDPKWPDCLPLWLLTNLFFVCMAEEAFFRGFLQRRAEAALAQRRGGKMLALALASLAFGAAHYGGGAGYVLIATLAGLCYGYAYQRTKRIEASILLHGLVNTVHFLFFTYPVLP; encoded by the coding sequence ATGTTGAAGCTGCTTTGTTACGGACTTTTATTCCTTGCGGTCGCCTTGTTGTGGCTGCCGGATCGCTTACGCGTGCCGTTGTGGAGCGTGGCCTTTGCCCTGGCTTGTCTGGCGGGACTGTTGAGCGGTCAGCTGGACGGCGCTGCCGTTCTTTTCATCATCTGCCTGGCCATGGCGGTATATCTGTCGGAACGGGAAGAACTGGCGACATGGAGTCGGGCCGCGCTGCTGCTGGGCGTGGTTTTCGGCAGCTTTGCGCTGGGCGCGCACCGCATGCCGCATTTCCACAACTGGCTGGTCGCGGCCGATCTTAGGATCAGTGCGGACGCATCGCCGATCTCCCTCTATCTTAATTTTGACAAGACGGTGCCCGGCCTGCTCCTCTTGGGCTTTGCGCATCCGCGAATTAGAGAGCGAAAAGAGTGGGCGCTGCTGGCAAAACGCATCTGGCCGCTTGGCGGTTATCTCCTTGCGCTTTTGCTTGCGTTCGCGTTGGCGAGCGGTAAAATCCGTTTCGATCCGAAGTGGCCCGATTGCCTGCCGCTTTGGCTGCTGACCAATCTCTTCTTTGTCTGTATGGCGGAAGAAGCGTTCTTTCGCGGCTTTTTGCAGCGCAGGGCCGAAGCGGCGCTGGCGCAGCGGCGGGGTGGGAAAATGCTTGCGCTCGCACTGGCCTCGCTTGCGTTCGGCGCGGCGCACTATGGCGGAGGCGCAGGTTATGTATTGATCGCGACGCTGGCCGGATTGTGCTATGGCTATGCTTATCAGAGAACGAAACGAATCGAGGCCTCGATTTTGCTGCACGGGTTGGTGAATACGGTTCATTTTCTCTTCTTTACCTATCCGGTGCTGCCCTAG